One part of the Scatophagus argus isolate fScaArg1 chromosome 12, fScaArg1.pri, whole genome shotgun sequence genome encodes these proteins:
- the sowahd gene encoding ankyrin repeat domain-containing protein SOWAHD translates to MYESRSADAGSEPAVTNTGTHGRRTSTQRTVVERLSSYGMQVMPSAFQRRSRLQRQLEVTDSSEPGGLQQGAPERGSLTPAMRKKYLKELLLSNPSHSGFSSVLSTQTYSVSSEQDAGWALYPMEHAWMLSAVEGNYETILEFISADPHLLTRKDFISGYSVLHWLAKRGRDETLLQLLRYAESAGIPVNVNVRGSGGLTPLHLASMHRQYMVIKLLVGAFGANIDAMDYNGKRPWQYLKEDAPLEMKELLGTWDDEYRCACAHTANKNANNNSTGAMNVSTSDEVDGNGETDEVNSFHRTVGSGGRRFGSFRKLLPSFLFLGNKI, encoded by the coding sequence ATGTATGAGAGCAGATCGGCTGATGCTGGATCTGAACCAGCTGTCACCAACACCGGCACCCACGGCAGGAGGACTTCCACACAGAGGACCGTTGTGGAGCGACTCTCGAGTTATGGCATGCAGGTCATGCCCAGTGCTTTCCAGCGTAGGTCGAGGCTGCAGAGGCAGCTCGAAGTCACTGACAGCTCTGAACCGGGAGGACTTCAGCAAGGGGCTCCGGAGAGGGGGTCGCTCACACCCGCTATGCGCAAAAAATACCTGAAAGAGTTGCTTTTGAGCAACCCATCACATAGCGGCTTTAGCAGCGTACTGTCCACACAGACTTACAGCGTGTCCTCCGAGCAGGACGCAGGCTGGGCTTTGTATCCGATGGAGCACGCGTGGATGCTGTCCGCAGTGGAGGGAAACTATGAAACCATACTGGAGTTCATTTCCGCGGATCCCCATCTGTTAACCAGGAAGGATTTCATCAGCGGGTACTCGGTCCTACACTGGTTGGCCAAGAGAGGACGGGACGAGACTCTGCTCCAACTTTTGCGGTACGCAGAGAGTGCGGGGATTCCGGTGAATGTGAACGTGCGGGGCAGCGGCGGGCTCACCCCGCTGCATCTCGCCAGCATGCACCGGCAGTACATGGTCATAAAACTGCTGGTCGGGGCTTTCGGTGCCAACATCGATGCGATGGACTACAATGGGAAAAGACCCTGGCAGTATCTGAAGGAAGACGCCCCGCTGGAGATGAAGGAGCTGCTGGGGACTTGGGATGATGAGTACAGATGCGCATGTGCGCACACCGCCAACAAAAAcgccaacaacaacagcactggAGCAATGAATGTGAGCACGTCTGATGAGGTGGATGGaaatggagagacagatgaagtgaaCTCCTTCCACCGGACTGTGGGGAGTGGAGGCAGGAGGTTTGGGTCTTTCAGGAAGCTGTTaccttcctttttatttctggGAAACAAAATCTGA
- the rpl39 gene encoding 60S ribosomal protein L39, producing the protein MSSHKTFRIKRFLAKKQKQNRPIPQWIRMKTGNKIRYNSKRRHWRRTKLGL; encoded by the exons ATG TCGTCCCACAAGACTTTCAGGATCAAGCGCTTCCTAGCcaagaagcagaaacagaacaggCCAATTCCTCAGTGGATCAGAATGAAGACTGGCAACAAGATCAG GTACAACTCCAAGAGGAGACACTGGAGGAGGACCAAGCTCGGCCTGTAA
- the upf3b gene encoding regulator of nonsense transcripts 3B, which yields MKEDKENTRPKEKKVEIKCEDAEKAEKPKEKKEAMTKIVIRRLPPSLTKEELEEQLQPLPEVDYLEFFSNDTSLYPHLFARAYLNFKNQEDIVLFRDRFDGYVFIDNRGQEYPAVVEFAPFQKTAKKRSKKKDAKSGTIVEDPEYKKFLENYNGDEEKLASTPETLLEELEAKSKELVAKKTTPLLDFLKNKQRIREEKKEERRRRELERKRLRDEERRKWREEERRKRKEAEKLKRLEKPLDKEKDHVKEEPKIKLLKKPDRSEDADFEKPKEKAKKPEKPNKEDRSMGSADHKRRQNIENKEDRGRKMDDQGRKEFREREADRERDREREKERRQKEKERIKRQDEDRRRRRERHDGENSCRKHQEEEVRKEKERALEKKKNENTGDSSQSERPEKPAKDNKKEESGKKERLRNKDRPAIQLYQPGARSRNRVVGGGGAESNSANRKPDTETEKVADKVDD from the exons ATGAaggaagataaagaaaacactCGTCCGAAGGAGAAAAAGGTGGAAATAAAGTGTGAAGATGCAGAAAAGGCGGAAAAGCccaaggaaaagaaagaggccATGACAAAG ATTGTGATCAGACGATTACCACCAAGTCTGACcaaggaggagctggaggagcaaTTGCAACCTCTCCCAGAGGTGGACTACCTGGAGTTTTTCTCCAACGACACCAG CCTTTACCCTCACCTCTTCGCAAGGgcttatttaaattttaaaaatcaagaGGATATAGTTCTCTTCAGAGATCGATTTGATGGATATGTATTCATCGACAACAGAG gACAGGAATATCCAGCTGTTGTGGAGTTTGCACCTTTTCAGAAGActgcaaagaaaagaagtaaGAAAAAGGATGCAAAATCTGGAACAATTGTTGAAG ATCCTGAATACAAGAAATTCCTTGAAAATTACAATGGAGATGAAGAAAAGTTGGCATCAACACCTGAGACTCTGCTGGAAGAGCTTGAGGCAAAATCAAAAGAGCTTGTAG CTAAAAAAACAACCCCTCTGCTGGACTTCCTGAAGAATAAACAG AGAatcagggaggaaaagaaagaagagagaagaaggagggagcTGGAACGCAAACGTCTGCGTGATGAGGAGCGTCGTaagtggagggaggaggagagaaggaagcgCAAAGAGGCAGAGAAGTTAAAGAGGCTTGAGAAACCTCTGGACAAAGAAAAGGACCATGTTAAAGAAGAACCAAAAATTAAG CTCCTGAAGAAACCAGACCGAAGTGAAGATGCTGATTTTGAGAAGCCCAAGGAAAAAGCCAAGAAACCAGAGAAGCCAAATAAAGAGGACAGATCCATGGGGAGTGCTGATCATAAGAGGCGTCAGAACATTGAAAATAAGGAGGATCGAGGAAGGAA AATGGACGATCAAGGCCGGAAGGAGTTCAGGGAGCGTGAGGCAGATCGAGAGCGCGACCGAGAGCGGGAGAAGGAGCGGcggcagaaagagaaggagcgCATCAAGCGACAGGACGAAGATCGACGGAGGAGAAGAGAACGGCATGATGGAGAGAACTCGTGCAGGAAGCATCAGGAGGAAGAggttagaaaagaaaaagagcgtgccttggaaaagaaaaagaatgaaaacactgGAGACTCCTCTCAGTCTGAGAGGCCTGAGAAGCCTGCCAAAGACAACAAGAAGGAAGAGAGTGGTAAAAAAGAGCGGCTGCGAAACAAG GACCGGCCTGCTATTCAGCTGTACCAGCCGGGGGCCAGAAGCCGCAATCGAgttgtgggaggaggaggggctgaATCCAACTCTGCCAACAGGAAGCCGGATACCGAGACAGAGAAAGTGGCTGACAAAGTAGATGATTGA
- the ndufa1 gene encoding NADH dehydrogenase [ubiquinone] 1 alpha subcomplex subunit 1 produces the protein MWYEILPGFAIMTVCLIIPGVATAQIHKFTNGGKEKRIARVPWQWYLVDRDRRVSGTGKSYESKGLENIH, from the exons ATGTGGTATGAAATTTTGCCCGGCTTCGCCATCATGACCGTGTGTCTGATTATTCCGGGCGTCGCTACCGCACAGATCCACAAGTTCACCAACGGAGGAAAG GAAAAGAGAATCGCTCGGGTTCCGTGGCAGTGGTATCTTGTGGACAGAGACAGGCGAGTGTCAGGAACAGGAAAGAGTTATGAGTCTAAG GGACTTGAGAACATTCACTGA
- the LOC124068688 gene encoding NF-kappa-B-activating protein: MPLSDRSSSDGSEEPRSPRARRPRTRSRSRSRNRNGSRERSLSPYSFGPKLPKPRNREREREERERRFREARNLRRIRIGSPHRSRSRSRSRSRSRSRSRSRERHNNTNNSHSHNHNHNHNHWSEQREASGKHGNFKDEYYYEQQRDDAQRQRQEAFIARRLQERERIGELGCPEVWGYSPRVKEPDSDEFTPVEEDEKNSSSESSSEEEKKKKKKKKKKSKKRKNKKHSEDSEPESDSDEEEIKKKKKKRKSKKSKKSKKKKAKKSRKESSSSSSEESEEEEEEEDPSGVMWVEKTCMDEHTVGPEAPLTHMSQEDKPLDFGHALLPGEGAAMAEYVKAGKRIPRRGEIGLTSDEIANFEKSGYVMSGSRHRRMEAVRLRKENQIYSADEKRALASFNQEERRKRESKILSSFREMVYRKTKGKEEK, encoded by the exons ATGCCACTGTCGGATCGCTCAAGCTCTGACGGCAGCGAGGAGCCTCGGAGTCCTCGGGCCCGGAGACCCAGGACTCGTTCCCGCAGCCGAAGTCGCAACCGCAACGGTAGCCGCGAACGGAGCCTGTCTCCGTATAGCTTTGGGCCCAAACTTCCGAAGCCGCGGAACAGGGAGAGGGAACGCGAGGAGCGGGAGCGCCGATTCAGAGAGGCGAGAAACCTTAGACGCATTCGTATAGGAAGCCCCCACCGGAGCCGATCCAGATCCCGATCCAGATCCAGGTCCCGGTCCCGATCCAGATCCAGAGAACGtcacaacaacaccaacaacagtcacagtcacaACCACAACCATAACCATAACCACTGGTCCGAGCAGCGGGAGGCTTCTGGAAAACACGGGAACTTCAAAGATGAGTACTATTACGAGCAGCAGAGGGATGATGctcaaagacagagacaagaagCTTTTATTGCCAG GCGtctgcaggagagggagaggatcGGTGAATTAGGTTGTCCGGAAGTTTGGGGATATTCGCCAAGAGTGAAAGAGCCAGA CTCTGATGAATTCACACCAGTGGAAGAAGATGAGAAGAACAGCAGTTCAGAATCGAGCTCAGAAG aagagaaaaagaagaagaagaaaaagaagaagaaatccaagaagagaaagaacaaaaagcacTCAGAGGACAGCGAACCAGAATCTGATTCAGACG aagaagaaataaagaagaagaagaagaaaaggaagagcaAAAA GTCTAAGAAgtccaagaagaagaaggcaaaGAAGAGCCGTAAGgagtccagcagctccagcagtgaagagtctgaggaggaagaggaggaggaggatcccAGTGGGGTGATGTGGGTGGAGAAAACCTGCATGGATGAACACACGGTCGGCCCTGAAGCTCCTCTGACTCACATGTCCCAGGAGGACAAACCTTTGGA TTTTGGTCATGCACTGCTGCCAGGTGAAGGTGCTGCGATGGCGGAGTATGTCAAAGCAGGCAAACGTATCCCCAGAAGAGGTGAAATCGGTCTGACCAGTGATGAGATTGCAAACTTCGAAAAGTCTGGCTACGTGATGAGTGGCAGCAG ACATCGTCGTATGGAGGCTGTGCGTCTGAGAAAGGAAAACCAGATCTACAGTGCCGATGAGAAGAGAGCTCTGGCATCCTTCAAccaggaggaaaggaggaagagagagagcaagattCTCTCTAGCTTCAGGGAGATGGTGTACAGGAAGACCAAAGGCAAGGAGGAGAAGTGA
- the zbtb33 gene encoding transcriptional regulator Kaiso — translation MPSLKLISATDTQYSAAVLKSMNEQRSHGLFCDVTIIIQERKFRAHKTILSASSTYFHQLFSVAGQVIELNFIRAEIFEEILNYIYTSRIYRVRSDMLEELINAGQILGVKFIANLGSPLSQVKGLPGLSKETENKNDTSTEMMPIITESFSISAEEFNQPSRPAGNEEDSDSDVLFVSQTDAQCRPNQKSSSGEVIDLDSSESENVASKQSEESNQAVAKHAEKDQTPVGTHTAKPPSISCPNPSLPNTSPLRSPDSSSNNSSSPARVSSGSATTTPARSSSFTPDPLSASQPSENSDIMGVHKKQVSTSSQQGDFKIMLSDVSEGQANKTNIPKTTIAAKKTVPFNAATEIDSISSGCKVYANIGENTYDIVPVKEDPGEGGSKANKGKRSLMATPLKPMDKTSPNKKRTKTELEDHYELIMDGKTFYVCIVCKRPYVCLTSLRRHFNTHSWEKKYPCRYCNKVFALAEYRTKHEIHHTGERRYQCLVCNEMFMNYQVLSTHCKQVHNQDPSGRKEKDDTDNNLYRLLPCKTVQMKPYSWTTDGPGVPVISEDGSVHHITTTGEDVRSSTQTRMLNWDDIFVEPNAHMPPDADVRPGSTINTPPQGATEFDFVIPETY, via the coding sequence ATGCCAAGTCTAAAGCTGATATCTGCGACTGACACACAGTATTCAGCAGCTGTGCTGAAGTCAATGAATGAGCAGCGAAGCCATGGATTATTTTGTGATGTTACCATTATCATACAAGAAAGGAAATTCAGAGCTCACAAAACAATCCTGTCTGCATCAAGTACATATTTCCACCAGCTCTTCAGTGTTGCAGGACAGGTGATTGAGTTAAACTTCATCAGAGCAGAAATCTTTGAAGAGATTCTCAATTATATTTATACCTCCAGGATTTATCGGGTCCGCTCCGACATGCTCGAGGAGCTCATAAATGCTGGGCAGATACTGGGAGTCAAATTCATTGCCAACTTGGGGTCACCGCTGTCACAAGTTAAGGGTCTGCCTGGTTTGTCtaaggagacagaaaacaaaaatgacacatcCACAGAGATGATGCCGATCATCACAGAGTCATTCTCAATATCTGCGGAGGAATTCAATCAGCCAAGCAGACCTGCAGGCAATGAGGAGGATTCGGacagtgatgttttgtttgtctcacaAACAGATGCTCAGTGCCGTCCCAATCAGAAATCCAGCTCTGGTGAGGTCATTGATTTAGATTCATCTGAATCAGAAAATGTAGCATCAAAGCAAAGTGAAGAATCAAATCAAGCAGTtgcaaaacatgcagaaaaagacCAAACCCCTGTAGGAACACATACTGCAAAGCCCCCCAGCATCAGTTGTCCAAATCCTAGTTTGCCCAACACCAGCCCTCTGCGCAGTCCAGACAGCAGCTCAAATAACTCATCTTCCCCTGCAAGAGTTTCCTCAGGAAGTGCTACCACAACTCCAGCCAGGTCAAGCAGTTTCACCCCTGATCCCTTGAGTGCCTCTCAGCCCTCTGAAAACAGTGATATAATGGGAGTCCACAAGAAACAAGTTTCGACTTCATCTCAGCAAGGGGATTTCAAAATAATGCTTTCGGATGTGTCTGAAGGccaagcaaataaaacaaacattccCAAGACGACTATAGCAGCGAAGAAGACAGTACCGTTCAATGCAGCCACAGAGATTGATTCAATTTCATCAGGCTGTAAAGTGTATGCCAATATTGGAGAAAATACTTATGATATTGTCCCAGTGAAGGAAGATCCAGGTGAAGGAGGCTCTAAAGCCAATAAAGGGAAGAGGTCATTAATGGCAACGCCTTTAAAACCCATGGATAAAACAAGCCCCAACAAGAAGAGGACCAAAACAGAGCTCGAGGATCACTATGAGCTGATCATGGATGGGAAGACTTTCTATGTGTGCATCGTCTGTAAACGTCCCTATGTGTGTCTGACAAGCCTGCGCCGTCACTTCAACACCCACTCGTGGGAAAAGAAGTACCCATGTCGGTACTGTAACAAGGTCTTTGCTTTGGCTGAGtacagaacaaaacatgaaatccaccacacaggagagaggaggtacCAGTGCTTGGTGTGCAATGAAATGTTTATGAACTACCAAGTATTGTCAACCCACTGCAAGCAAGTCCACAACCAGGATCCCAGcgggaggaaagagaaggacgACACAGACAACAACTTATACCGACTACTGCCGTGTAAAACGGTGCAGATGAAACCATACTCATGGACTACTGACGGGCCGGGGGTCCCTGTCATATCCGAGGATGGAAGCGTGCATCATATAACCACCACTGGAGAAGACGTCCGCTCTTCCACCCAAACCAGGATGCTGAACTGGGATGACATATTTGTTGAGCCCAATGCCCACATGCCTCCTGATGCTGATGTCCGACCGGGGTCAACCATAAACACTCCTCCACAGGGAGCCACAGAGTTTGACTTTGTTATACCAGAGACCTACTGA
- the tmem255a gene encoding transmembrane protein 255A isoform X3: protein MPPAQSLQSGSGLTLSETSVGSFKRRKRKSIIVTAMLLIVSVLILIFGLAATTRTQNITLGFGSFLGIIGAHLIENKRQMLVASIVFISFGVVAAFCCAIVDGVFAARHIDLRPLYAGRCEYHSSETASDRDVPCQTSSRTSCNLRVKSNTCYCCDLYNCGKEHPLMGLQNKDVLKKFRKSSMIWKASRVEVIGGYHEYTDVKSCQDVVHLYHLLWSATILNIVALFLGIITAAVLGGFKDMTPAAASESTSEPEAITAPVPSEPAPPNASLNSYYNTAPYLPPYNAYDLQGSYMFPDSSGLSDDSQSGASHLWPTMIPPRYSPPHNHPDEKPPPYSP from the exons GCTCCTttaagaggagaaagaggaaatcCATCATCGTGACGGCGATGCTGCTCATTGTGTCTGTGCTCATCCTTATCTTTGGCCTGGCAGCGACCACCAGGACGCAGAACATCACG ctGGGCTTTGGCTCTTTTCTGGGAATTATCGGCGCTCATTTGATAGAGAACAAGAGGCAGATG tTAGTGGCATCTATTGTCTTCATCAGTTTCGGAGTGGTGGCTGCCTTCTGCTGCGCTATTGTCGATGGAGTTTTTGCTGCGAGGCACATC GACCTCAGGCCTCTGTATGCCGGTCGTTGTGAGTATCACTCCAGTGAGACTGCATCTGACCGTGAT GTGCCCTGTCAGACATCATCACGCACATCCTGTAACTTGCGTGTGAAGAGCAACACCTGTTACTGCTGCGACCTCTACAACTGTGGGAA AGAACATCCTCTTATGGGACTTCAGAATAAAGATGTTTTGAAAAAGTTTAGGAAATCATCCATGATTTGGAA GGCTAGCCGTGTAGAGGTGATCGGAGGCTACCATGAGTACACCGATGTGAAGAGCTGCCAGGACGTGGTGCACCTTTATCACCTGTTATGGTCCGCTACCATCCTCAACATTGTGGCCCTTTTTCTGGGcatcatcactgctgcagtgctggGAGGCTTCAAAGACATG ACTCCCGCCGCTGCCTCAGAGAGCACATCTGAACCAGAGGCAATCACAGCTCCAGTCCCCTCAGAGCCTGCTCCACCCAACGCTTCCCTCAACTCGTACTACAACACTGCCCCCTACCTGCCGCCTTACAATGCCTACGACCTGCAG GGCTCCTACATGTTCCCTGATTCGTCGGGCCTGTCCGATGACTCCCAGTCTGGAGCCAGCCACCTGTGGCCCACAATGATCCCCCCACGCTACTCTCCTCCTCACAACCATCCTGATGAGAAGCCCCCGCCGTACAGCCCGTGA
- the tmem255a gene encoding transmembrane protein 255A isoform X4 encodes MPPAQSLQSGSGLTLSETSVGSFKRRKRKSIIVTAMLLIVSVLILIFGLAATTRTQNITVGGYYPGVILGFGSFLGIIGAHLIENKRQMLVASIVFISFGVVAAFCCAIVDGVFAARHIDLRPLYAGRCEYHSSETASDRDVPCQTSSRTSCNLRVKSNTCYCCDLYNCGNRVEVIGGYHEYTDVKSCQDVVHLYHLLWSATILNIVALFLGIITAAVLGGFKDMTPAAASESTSEPEAITAPVPSEPAPPNASLNSYYNTAPYLPPYNAYDLQGSYMFPDSSGLSDDSQSGASHLWPTMIPPRYSPPHNHPDEKPPPYSP; translated from the exons GCTCCTttaagaggagaaagaggaaatcCATCATCGTGACGGCGATGCTGCTCATTGTGTCTGTGCTCATCCTTATCTTTGGCCTGGCAGCGACCACCAGGACGCAGAACATCACGGTGGGCGGCTACTACCCAGGAGTCATT ctGGGCTTTGGCTCTTTTCTGGGAATTATCGGCGCTCATTTGATAGAGAACAAGAGGCAGATG tTAGTGGCATCTATTGTCTTCATCAGTTTCGGAGTGGTGGCTGCCTTCTGCTGCGCTATTGTCGATGGAGTTTTTGCTGCGAGGCACATC GACCTCAGGCCTCTGTATGCCGGTCGTTGTGAGTATCACTCCAGTGAGACTGCATCTGACCGTGAT GTGCCCTGTCAGACATCATCACGCACATCCTGTAACTTGCGTGTGAAGAGCAACACCTGTTACTGCTGCGACCTCTACAACTGTGGGAA CCGTGTAGAGGTGATCGGAGGCTACCATGAGTACACCGATGTGAAGAGCTGCCAGGACGTGGTGCACCTTTATCACCTGTTATGGTCCGCTACCATCCTCAACATTGTGGCCCTTTTTCTGGGcatcatcactgctgcagtgctggGAGGCTTCAAAGACATG ACTCCCGCCGCTGCCTCAGAGAGCACATCTGAACCAGAGGCAATCACAGCTCCAGTCCCCTCAGAGCCTGCTCCACCCAACGCTTCCCTCAACTCGTACTACAACACTGCCCCCTACCTGCCGCCTTACAATGCCTACGACCTGCAG GGCTCCTACATGTTCCCTGATTCGTCGGGCCTGTCCGATGACTCCCAGTCTGGAGCCAGCCACCTGTGGCCCACAATGATCCCCCCACGCTACTCTCCTCCTCACAACCATCCTGATGAGAAGCCCCCGCCGTACAGCCCGTGA
- the tmem255a gene encoding transmembrane protein 255A isoform X1 translates to MPPAQSLQSGSGLTLSETSVGSFKRRKRKSIIVTAMLLIVSVLILIFGLAATTRTQNITVGGYYPGVILGFGSFLGIIGAHLIENKRQMLVASIVFISFGVVAAFCCAIVDGVFAARHIDLRPLYAGRCEYHSSETASDRDVPCQTSSRTSCNLRVKSNTCYCCDLYNCGKEHPLMGLQNKDVLKKFRKSSMIWKASRVEVIGGYHEYTDVKSCQDVVHLYHLLWSATILNIVALFLGIITAAVLGGFKDMTPAAASESTSEPEAITAPVPSEPAPPNASLNSYYNTAPYLPPYNAYDLQGSYMFPDSSGLSDDSQSGASHLWPTMIPPRYSPPHNHPDEKPPPYSP, encoded by the exons GCTCCTttaagaggagaaagaggaaatcCATCATCGTGACGGCGATGCTGCTCATTGTGTCTGTGCTCATCCTTATCTTTGGCCTGGCAGCGACCACCAGGACGCAGAACATCACGGTGGGCGGCTACTACCCAGGAGTCATT ctGGGCTTTGGCTCTTTTCTGGGAATTATCGGCGCTCATTTGATAGAGAACAAGAGGCAGATG tTAGTGGCATCTATTGTCTTCATCAGTTTCGGAGTGGTGGCTGCCTTCTGCTGCGCTATTGTCGATGGAGTTTTTGCTGCGAGGCACATC GACCTCAGGCCTCTGTATGCCGGTCGTTGTGAGTATCACTCCAGTGAGACTGCATCTGACCGTGAT GTGCCCTGTCAGACATCATCACGCACATCCTGTAACTTGCGTGTGAAGAGCAACACCTGTTACTGCTGCGACCTCTACAACTGTGGGAA AGAACATCCTCTTATGGGACTTCAGAATAAAGATGTTTTGAAAAAGTTTAGGAAATCATCCATGATTTGGAA GGCTAGCCGTGTAGAGGTGATCGGAGGCTACCATGAGTACACCGATGTGAAGAGCTGCCAGGACGTGGTGCACCTTTATCACCTGTTATGGTCCGCTACCATCCTCAACATTGTGGCCCTTTTTCTGGGcatcatcactgctgcagtgctggGAGGCTTCAAAGACATG ACTCCCGCCGCTGCCTCAGAGAGCACATCTGAACCAGAGGCAATCACAGCTCCAGTCCCCTCAGAGCCTGCTCCACCCAACGCTTCCCTCAACTCGTACTACAACACTGCCCCCTACCTGCCGCCTTACAATGCCTACGACCTGCAG GGCTCCTACATGTTCCCTGATTCGTCGGGCCTGTCCGATGACTCCCAGTCTGGAGCCAGCCACCTGTGGCCCACAATGATCCCCCCACGCTACTCTCCTCCTCACAACCATCCTGATGAGAAGCCCCCGCCGTACAGCCCGTGA
- the tmem255a gene encoding transmembrane protein 255A isoform X2 — MPPAQSLQSGSGLTLSETSVGSFKRRKRKSIIVTAMLLIVSVLILIFGLAATTRTQNITVGGYYPGVILGFGSFLGIIGAHLIENKRQMLVASIVFISFGVVAAFCCAIVDGVFAARHIDLRPLYAGRCEYHSSETASDRDVPCQTSSRTSCNLRVKSNTCYCCDLYNCGKEHPLMGLQNKDVLKKFRKSSMIWNRVEVIGGYHEYTDVKSCQDVVHLYHLLWSATILNIVALFLGIITAAVLGGFKDMTPAAASESTSEPEAITAPVPSEPAPPNASLNSYYNTAPYLPPYNAYDLQGSYMFPDSSGLSDDSQSGASHLWPTMIPPRYSPPHNHPDEKPPPYSP, encoded by the exons GCTCCTttaagaggagaaagaggaaatcCATCATCGTGACGGCGATGCTGCTCATTGTGTCTGTGCTCATCCTTATCTTTGGCCTGGCAGCGACCACCAGGACGCAGAACATCACGGTGGGCGGCTACTACCCAGGAGTCATT ctGGGCTTTGGCTCTTTTCTGGGAATTATCGGCGCTCATTTGATAGAGAACAAGAGGCAGATG tTAGTGGCATCTATTGTCTTCATCAGTTTCGGAGTGGTGGCTGCCTTCTGCTGCGCTATTGTCGATGGAGTTTTTGCTGCGAGGCACATC GACCTCAGGCCTCTGTATGCCGGTCGTTGTGAGTATCACTCCAGTGAGACTGCATCTGACCGTGAT GTGCCCTGTCAGACATCATCACGCACATCCTGTAACTTGCGTGTGAAGAGCAACACCTGTTACTGCTGCGACCTCTACAACTGTGGGAA AGAACATCCTCTTATGGGACTTCAGAATAAAGATGTTTTGAAAAAGTTTAGGAAATCATCCATGATTTGGAA CCGTGTAGAGGTGATCGGAGGCTACCATGAGTACACCGATGTGAAGAGCTGCCAGGACGTGGTGCACCTTTATCACCTGTTATGGTCCGCTACCATCCTCAACATTGTGGCCCTTTTTCTGGGcatcatcactgctgcagtgctggGAGGCTTCAAAGACATG ACTCCCGCCGCTGCCTCAGAGAGCACATCTGAACCAGAGGCAATCACAGCTCCAGTCCCCTCAGAGCCTGCTCCACCCAACGCTTCCCTCAACTCGTACTACAACACTGCCCCCTACCTGCCGCCTTACAATGCCTACGACCTGCAG GGCTCCTACATGTTCCCTGATTCGTCGGGCCTGTCCGATGACTCCCAGTCTGGAGCCAGCCACCTGTGGCCCACAATGATCCCCCCACGCTACTCTCCTCCTCACAACCATCCTGATGAGAAGCCCCCGCCGTACAGCCCGTGA